From Juglans regia cultivar Chandler chromosome 6, Walnut 2.0, whole genome shotgun sequence, the proteins below share one genomic window:
- the LOC108986479 gene encoding uncharacterized protein LOC108986479 has product MSSSSLSSSSVGKRTAAKPLCFCDVEANLRYSNTKANPGRPFLGCSKYNTKGLPHCNYFKWVDSEQDIKLEERKNLVSRKTEEELQKRLSDIENKVTELLKIVDDIKKIELVLYSISEEIRKKESVLLEREAALRRSRMLSRLYFGVFVIIFCYLYLW; this is encoded by the exons ATGTCGTCGTCATCACTGTCTTCTTCATCCGTTGGCAAACGTACTGCGGCAAAGCCCTTGTGCTTCTGTGACGTTGAAGCTAATTTGAGATACTCAAATACTAAGGCAAATCCtggacgacccttcttagggtgttcAAAGTACAACACGAAG GGATTACCACACTGTAATTATTTCAAGTGGGTAGATAGTGAGCAAGACATAAAgctagaagaaagaaaaaatttagtGTCAAGGAAAACCGAGGAAGAGCTCCAAAAGAGACTCAGCGATATCGAAAATAAAGTAACTGAGCTCCTTAAGATAGTGGATGACATCAAGAAGATAGAGTTGGTGCTATATAGTATATCGGAGGAGATCCGGAAAAAGGAGTCGGtgcttcttgagagagaagctgCCCTAAGGCGTTCACGCATGTTATCCCGTCTGTACTTTGgtgtttttgtaattattttttgctatttatacctTTGGTAG
- the LOC109021114 gene encoding TMV resistance protein N-like, whose product MACSPTTQTSPSSSSSSSSLPPWDVFLSFHGEDTRNNFTAHLYIALKQRSLSTFRDDKELERGKYISEELLNAIENSMYAVVVLSPNYAFSRWCLTELAKIIECMKKTRLIILPVFYHVDPSHVRNQKCTFAEAFDKHENDLRIVVDHLQTWRSALHKMGHISGWDLRDGDESTVIQEIVGKIHDGKLNSIVSTVSKKLVGIGSRVEKMMNSYLNIGPDDVRFVGILGMGGIGKTTLARAIYDKISSQFEASSFIPNVREESARGGLVPLQTQLLSDILMTSNIVIRDIERGSNAICQGLCRKKVLVVLDDVDQTQQLEALANRRDWFGGGSIIIITTRDKDVLIKRGFAEDEIYRAKKLDDDEALQLFSWKAFQKDLPLEGFVKLSKQIIHYHAKGLPLALEVLGRFLCRENVDFWESALRSLRQNPKKEIVDTLKISFDGLEENEQKNFLDIACYFKGEKYVDRVKSILESCDYHPNSGIEILISKSLVTISRGKLWMHDLLQEMGHEIIRRQSQGDPGKQSRLWLTNDIIRVLKNNSGTTRIEVIVQNSPPQEELHLNSDVFSEMKNLRLLKIIGNVHLSQGLSYLSTELRVMEWHGYPLKSLPTNFRPNKLVELSLCYSHIQQLWQGTKSLYKLERVDLSDSRYLVETPDFTNAPNLKRLILQGCTKLHNLHSSVGALKRLIFLNLKGCTSLTSLPCNISWDSLEILILSGCTRLWKFPETMGNMNRLRKLSLDGIALIELPSSIGHLTGLSYLSLRGCKSLLSLPNAIYGLTSLKTLALSGCSQLEEMPEGLGNLEHLEELDISETAIRQFPSSITCLQNLKMLSFQGCSGLPPTSLFKRFVTWFWGNPDTGLVLPISLSSTLCSLERLNLSYCHLKDGAIPDDLSGFSSLRRLNLSGNDFTLLPESISQLSKLSILRLTRCSRLRSLSDLPSSLVYISALDCISLETRSIKLHAWVSNEPGLTILQSNCKPRRLKDGQCDILKKRAFKNHLGWFKRSKNSNVVPKSESGFLNYNPVAS is encoded by the exons ATGGCGTGCTCTCCAACCACTCAAACAtccccttcatcttcttcttcttcttcttctttacctCCATGGGATGTTTTTCTCAGTTTCCATGGCGAGGACACCCGCAATAATTTTACCGCCCATCTGTATATTGCTTTGAAACAAAGAAGCCTTTCTACCTTTAGGGACGACAAAGAACTGGAGAGAGGAAAATATATATCTGAAGAACTCTTGAATGCAATTGAAAACTCTATGTATGCAGTCGTCGTTCTCTCACCAAACTACGCTTTTTCGAGGTGGTGCTTAACTGAACTCGCCAAGATCATTGAATGCATGAAAAAGACGAGGTTGATAATTTTGCCAGTTTTCTATCACGTGGATCCTTCTCACGTGAGAAATCAGAAATGTACTTTTGCAGAAGCTTTTGATAAACATGAAAATGATCTCAGGATTGTCGTAGATCATCTGCAAACATGGAGATCTGCTTTGCATAAAATGGGCCATATCTCCGGATGGGATTTACGCGATgg GGATGAGTCAACGGTTATTCAAGAGATTGTCGGAAAGATACATGATGGTAAATTAAATTCCATAGTCTCAACTGTTTCCAAGAAGCTTGTTGGAATAGGCTCTCGTGtagagaaaatgatgaattcatatttaaatattgggCCGGATGATGTTCGCTTCGTAGGGATATTGGGGATGGGTGGTATCGGCAAGACAACTCTTGCACGTGCCATTTATGACAAAATTTCCAGTCAATTTGAAGCTAGTAGTTTTATTCCCAATGTTAGGGAAGAAAGTGCAAGAGGTGGTCTAGTTCCTTTACAAACACAACTTCTTTCCGATATCCTAATGACGAGCAATATTGTCATAAGGGACATTGAAAGAGGAAGTAATGCGATATGCCAAGGACTTTGTCGTAAAAAGGTTTTAGTAGTTCTTGATGATGTCGATCAAACCCAACAATTAGAGGCATTGGCAAACCGGCGGGACTGGTTTGGTGGAGGGAgtataatcattataacaacAAGAGATAAGGATGTGTTGATAAAACGTGGATTTGCTGAAGATGAAATTTATAGGGCTAAAAAATTGGATGATGATGAAGCTCTTCAACTCTTTAGTTGGAAAGCCTTCCAGAAAGACCTCCCTCTAGAAGGTTTTGTGAAGCTTTCCAAGCAGATTATACATTATCATGCTAAAGGCCTTCCTTTAGCTCTTGAAGTTTTGGGTCGTTTCTTGTGTCGGGAAAATGTAGACTTTTGGGAAAGTGCTTTGAGAAGTCTAAGACAAAACCCCAAGAAAGAAATCGTGGATACACTTAAAATAAGTTTCGATGGACTCGAGGAAAATGAGCAAAAAAATTTTCTAGATATTGCATGTTACTTCAAAGGGGAGAAGTATGTCGACCGTGTCAAGAGCATACTAGAAAGTTGTGATTATCACCCAAACAGCGGTATAGAGATTCTTATCAGCAAGTCTCTCGTAACAATCTCGAGAGGAAAACTGTGGATGCATGATCTACTCCAAGAAATGGGTCATGAAATTATTCGTCGCCAATCTCAGGGAGATCCTGGCAAACAGAGTAGGTTGTGGCTTACTAATGACATCATTCGTGTACTGAAGAACAATAGT GGAACAACCAGGATCGAAGTTATAGTCCAAAACTCTCCTCCACAAGAAGAACTACACCTGAATTCTGACGTCTTCTCTGAGATGAAGAACTTACGATTGCTCAAGATCATAGGTAATGTGCACCTTTCTCAAGGCCTTAGTTATCTTTCTACAGAGTTGCGGGTTATGGAGTGGCATGGATATCCTTTAAAATCTTTGCCAACAAATTTCCGGCCTAATAAACTCGTTGAACTCAGTTTGTGTTACAGCCACATTCAGCAACTGTGGCAGGGAACTAAG AGTTTATACAAGCTAGAACGTGTTGACCTTAGTGACTCTCGGTACTTGGTGGAGACCCCGGACTTCACTAATGCCCCAAATCTTAAGAGGCTAATTCTTCAAGGCTGTACAAAATTGCATAATCTCCACTCATCCGTTGGAGCTCTAAAACGccttatttttctgaatttgaaaGGTTGCACATCTCTTACAAGCCTCCCCTGTAACATTAGCTGGGATTCCCTAGAAATTTTGATTCTTTCTGGCTGTACGAGACTCTGGAAGTTTCCAGAAACAATGGGAAATATGAATCGTTTGAGGAAACTTAGTTTGGATGGGATTGCATTAATAGAACTTCCATCATCAATTGGGCATTTAACTGGCCTTTCTTATTTGAGTTTGAGAGGCTGCAAAAGCCTCTTGAGTCTTCCGAATGCTATTTATGGTTTGACATCACTTAAAACTCTTGCTCTCTCTGGTTGTTCACAACTTGAGGAAATGCCCGAAGGACTAGGGAATTTGGAACATCTGGAGGAGCTCGATATAAGTGAAACTGCTATAAGGCAATTTCCATCTTCCATTACATGTCTACAAAATCTTAAAATGTTGTCATTCCAAGGATGTTCAGGTCTGCCACCTACGTCGTTGTTCAAACGATTTGTAACTTGGTTTTGGGGGAACCCGGACACTGGTTTGGTATTGCCTATTTCGTTGTCAAGTACTCTATGCAGCTTGGAGAGATTGAACTTGAGTTATTGCCATTTAAAAGATGGAGCAATTCCCGATGACCTGAGTGGCTTTTCATCACTACGACGTCTAAATCTAAGTGGAAATGATTTCACGCTCTTACCTGAAAGCATCTCTCAACTTTCGAAGCTTTCTATTCTTCGCTTGACACGCTGTAGCAGGCTTCGATCATTGTCAGATCTTCCGTCAAGTTTAGTATACATTAGTGCTCTAGATTGTATCTCATTGGAAACACGTTCTATTAAACTTCATGCTTGGGTATCAAATGAACCTGGATTAACTATTCTACAGAGTAACTGTAAGCCACGTCGATTGAAAGATGGACAATGCGACATATTGAAAAAAAGAGCCTTTAAG AATCATCTCGGGTGGTTCAAGAGGAGTAAGAATTCCAACGTGGTTCCAAAATCAGAGTCTGGGTTCCTCAATTACAATCCGGTTGCATCCTGA